The genome window GGTCAATCAATATGAAATGGAGAATAGTGAAtctgtttagtttaatttactcTGAAAAAAATATCAGCATTTTAAGTTTTCTTgtgaaaaatgatttatttttcagaaGACAAACTCGACATGCTCTAGATTTTGTCGTGCAAAATGTCCGTATCTACTTTATATGTGAAACAAGTAGAACATGGCACAAGATGGCATGCCAATTTGGACATGGCACGATAACTATTTGACTTCTAACAGCAACAAATGCCTTCCATCAATTATTTCAACTATACCATGCAGTTTTAAATCAACCATTTACATGAGAAGTAACGAGTCAATAATTAATGAAACCAGTAATTCAAAACTTAATAAAACTTGTAATTCAAAAATGCATCCACTAATATTTTTCAGCATACAAACTGTAGAGAATTAACACAAAATTTAGTCCTCGTGTATCCTCAATGTAGATACAGATTAGGAAGAAGTGTCCCTGCCGATTGCACAATTGGTTATGAAAATTCAATTGCTGTTTCCAACATTAGTCTCTTGCATATATGCTTTTGGAACATGCATATGAATTCCCCAGTTACCATTCATGCTTGATGGTACTTATCCTAAAGTTATGCTGGTACTGTTGTTTCTTTTTCAGATGTCTCCCCAAGCGTAAACCGAACAAAACGGCGCACTTTAATGTTCTCTCCAAGTGCAGCTACAGTTTGCTTAACCAAGTCTTTCACTAAAACACTGTCATCCTTAATAAAAGGCTGCTCTAGAAGAGCAAGCTCCCCGAGCCTCTTTAAGATCCTGCCCTCGACAATTTTTTCTCTAATGTTCTCTGGTTTTGAAAGCAGGTCCTCTCTCTGCATTTCAAGTTCCTTTTCTTTGTTCACAATAGTCTCTGGAATATCTTCAATGGATACAAACTGCACCTGTGGGCAGGCCACAACTTGCATTGCAAGATCATCGACCAACTCCTTGAATTTCTCACCTCTACCAACAAAGTCAGTTTCACAGTTCACTTCAATTAGAACGCCGATGCGTGAATCGTGAATGTATGAACCAATTCTGCCTTCAGCTGCTAGCCTGCTGGATTTTTTGTCAGCGGTTGAGAGACCCTTTTTTCTGAGGTACTCTTGAGCCTTTTCAAGGTCCCCTCCAGTTTCAGCTAGAGCTTTCTTACAGTCCATCATCCCTGCTCCAGTTTCTTCCCTCAGTTGCTTAACCAATGAGGCTGAGACTGCTACTGTTGATTGCCTGCAGCAGAATGTTGAACAATTTAAGATTAGCAAAGACATTATGGGCATGTGTGGGTGTGTGCAATGATTATGTCAAGGATAATTCGAAGACAATACATACATGCGCACGTGTGAGACTGTGTGTGCAGGGAAGGTTGGTATAAATACATGCGAGAAAACATATTATTAAACCTATTGAGACAGTTAGTAGTGATGAGTCAGTTGTTTGAATTATTTGTAAAAAGAGAGTAAAATGAGAAAATGCTAGGCATTGCTTCCACCTTTTTGTATATAACTGAGTCGATGCGTAGTTAATGCCATCACCAAGACAATGTCTCCTTCGGCATAATTATGGCAATTATAACTCCTGTTTCTGAATCTTAAATAATGCACATTCCAGTAACTAATCACCcaaatttaacaatttatttactcAATGACAAGAAAGAATTCATAGAACTACTTACTTTGGCTCGGTCTCCTTGGCTTCTGGAACAGCAGGTTGCTCTTTCGCTGGCATAGGTGCTGGTTTTGCTGCAGTTTGTGCTGCTACTTCAGCAGCAAAATCCTGGCTTTTCTTCTCTAAACCCTCTCCAAGGTTGAACCGCACAAACCTCTTAACTTTAATATTTTCTCCAATAGTTGCAATAGTTTGCTTGATGAAGTCCTTTACTGCTACCTTATCATCCTTAATGTAGGACTGCTCGAGCAATGCCAGCTCCTCAAGTCTTTTTCTTATCCGCCCTTCAACAATCTTTGATCTTATCTGCTCTGGTTTTGACAAAAGATCTTCTTTCTgcatttctatttctttttctttgttcacAATTTCCTCGGGAACATCTTCAGTAACAAGATACTCTACTTGAGGGCATGCAGCCACTTGCATGGCTATATCATCGACAAGCTCTTTAAAAATTTCACCTCGTGAGACAAAATCTGTCTCACAGTTTACTTCTACCAAAACACCTATCCTGCTGTCATGGATGTAAGAACCTATCCTTCCTTCAGCAGTGACCCTGCTTGCTTTCTTGTCTGCACTTGATAAGCCTTTTTTTCTAAGGTACTCTTGTGCTTTAATAATGTCCCCACCGGTCTCTGATAGTGCTTTTTTGCAATCCATCATTCCAGCTCCTGTTTCTTCCCGAAGTTGCTTCACAAGTGCTGGTGATATAGTTGCTGCAATCCAAAAAAAAGAGGGGGGCAGATATTTAACTATTAGAAATCCTATGTAAGAatgcaaagaaaaatgaataggATGGAAAACCAAAAAGGTATCAATGAACATAAAGTGTTGTTGGTAACAATTGTCATAATTTAATCCCCAAAGGCAATGCCATTGATCTACTTGGAATTCCAGCCCAGAATTCCCACTGGCAATATAGCAAActtgtgtttatatatatatatatatatatatataataaaaagattgaaaatgAGAAGTGTACAGATTATGTAATGAGCAGTCAAACTACACAAATACAGCAGCTATGCAGCCTCTATTATGTGCTCAACTTCACCCTGACATTTAGATATAAAAACTACAATACATTTATAAATTCAAGTCTTGCTAACATCAGTTTGATGCAGAAAAAtgtgaaatgaaataatatgaaaatcagATGAAATTTAAACCTTTACTCAAGCCTTCTCCTGAAGTAGCGCCAGTTTGTCCATCAGAATTAGATAAACTGTTATTTTCCTCACATGCAATTGCAACCTCTTTGTCTTCAACTTGTGAGGTAAAAGAATTTTCATTCTCTGTGGCAGGAGTTAGTTTTTGTGCTTCTTCTTCAGGATCATCAACGGAGGGTTTTACTACTTCAGTGGCAGAACTTTCAGGAGAAGGAACCTGATCAGTTTCTTCTGTTGCATCTGTTGCAGAGGATTCACAGTTTAAGAGCACTCCTTTTATAGCAGTAgatggaaaaaggaaaaaaaatgccaGCAAGATAAGGCGATTATAAGGTCaactcttttatttaaataaaaactaatagatTGGGATCACAGTGGAAATGAAAGGCATGCAATATCATGTAATATATGAAGATCAATTTTGGGAAACTTGTTAGCAATTCTCATTCATCAGCCAAAATCAACCAGGCAAATAGgaattgaaaagaaattgaagcatAACCTGTAGTCAAGCTTCCCACAGGAGACAACTCGTCACTTTGTCCACCCAAACTAGTATCGCTGTCAATGTTTTCAGTAATAGCTCCAACATCATCATCTGCTTGTGATGCAAaggaaatattatttaataaattaattggaAAGCTCTGGTGCATGCATCTAATTGtgcaaaatatgtttgattttagaCTTACAATCCATATTTctagatgaaaatataaattagaaagaaaagtaGATTGACAGATTTGTATAGCAGAGAGAGTGGGAGATAGATTAAACAGAACCTGCACTTTCTTGGAGAGCTGGTGCACTCGATGTAATATCTGATTCTGTTATTGTATCATTTTTATCAGGGCTAGGTTCAACCACATCACTGTCTGTTAGTACTGCAGCTGCAAACTCTTCAATTGCATCAGGAGTTTGTGATTGTTTCTCATCTTCCGTAACAATTTGATCAACTCCAGTTTCTATTACATTTTCATTAGCTATTTCAACAGGTGTGTCAGTTTTCAAATCGTTTGTGACATCTGTCTGAGTAACTTCTTCAATTATTGGATTTACAGTAGATAGATCCTCTTCAGGAATCAAACTTCCAGAAGCaacctcttcttccttctcaatGGCACTATCTATACCTGTCGTTGGGCTAGAAACATTGCTGACTAGGTTACTTTCATCATCCACAATAGCTGTTGAGGAGCCATTTGTTGCACTGGTTCCCACATTTTCAGAAATATCATCTTCAGCAGAAGGAACATCATCATCTGTCAACTTGCTGCTTTCTGGTTCACCCTGAACGTCAGGAACATCCAATACAGTTTCCCCTTGATTGACAGTTCCCTTAATTTCTTCCGAAGTACTTGCAGTCGTTGGTTTTTGAACCTCATTCTGAGTTTTCTCCCTCTCATCCAAAAAAGAAGCAATATCCTTATTCTTACGAAAAGCCAACACAAAAGGGTTTGTTGCAACATGGACAACCCCATGGTTAAATGTTGAGTCCAATCCTGCAGTATCTTCCTCCTTCTTCATAGTCAATGTTACTTGTCCTCTTGTGATACGCAAAACTCGTACATTAACTTCTTGACCGACTTCCAGCGTAGTGTTCCCCATAACATTATCAAATCCATCATCAGGTTCCTCAGATACAGGTAGAAATCCTTCCTCCCCTTCAGGAAGAGATATAAAAGCACCACTCCTAGCCAAATTCTTCACTGAACCAACCAGTTGCTGCCCTATGGCAAATTTGGTGCTTTTCGTCACATTATCTTTCTTTGAACTGGGTTTTGAACTGTTCCTCTTCCCAGGTCCAGCTTTCTCTGTCTTGACAGGTGCATCTTTACGCTGCTTACCAGTGTCAGCATTTTCACGCATAGAGAGAGAAATACGCTGAGTTTCAGTATTCACTTCAATCAGCTTCACCTTCACTTCTTGACCTACAGAAACAACACTTGTAACATCCTTAACATAGCTATCACTCAACATCGAAATATGAACAAGCCCATCTGTGAAAGCACCAATATCAACGAAGGCACCAAATGGCTGGACAGATTTCACTTTCCCAGTAAAAGTTGCCCCAGGTATCAAATCCTCATTCTTTACAGGAGGCATCTCACTTTTCCTTGCAGGTCTTGAACGTCTACCTTTAGCTGGATCAGGGTTGGCATCAGACTTAGAAGATGAATCTTCACTAATTCCAACTTCATTTGAAGTAATTTCACCAGAATCTTCATCAGCAACAGGACTTGGTTCCTCCACTGTTACATCTGTTTCTGTGGCTGATATGGAGGTGCTAGATTTCTTATGAAAAGAGCGTATTCCTTTGTTTTGTGGAAACGCTCCACTGGCAACAAATGAAGGTAATAGAAATCTCCAAGATGATGATCCAGGTTTTACAGTGCTCCTTGACAAGTTGAATCTTGTTAAAGTGTTATTCTTCCTTGTTGAATAGATGAATACAGGAATAATTGAAACATTGCCAATAGAGCATGGTATTACAGGATTCATGTTGGCTTGAATTGTAAAACTTGAGTTATATATTTTGGGATCAGTTCATCTTTGCCACCTTGACAAAACATATGTAGGATATTAATATCAGTAAGAAATGAGGTAACAAGTTTTTTACCTATGTGGCCtatataatgatatataaataatgaCAGTGGTGGACAAAAATCACTTAAATTGTTCAGCCAGCAAAACTTTACAAATACACAAATCACATTAATAACCTGCTTCAGATATCAGTATCAATTTTCACAGAAACATAAAGCACAATCACATCTTTTACAAATCACGAGTAAATTCTTGACAACATTGCAGTTGAAATGACTCCATGATAACTACCCCACATGAATTTTACTGCAACAAAGACAATCAATGAATCAAGGCTACATGACAAATGCTAGGAGATTTGGTATATCAGGATTTCCATTTAGTGTAGTAGGGGAATTAACATCACAAATGCAGTTTTCAATGATATAAGAATATGTTTGgtttgagaaaatgttttcggtgttcatttcctattttcactaataattataaaaaaatgtgatgtttcaacatttttcctattttcaaAACTCTGTATGCTAAACAGTGAAAACAACACTAAAATTTTACCATTTCCTTTACAGATGTTTGAAAACATGAAACACAGTGAAAACAAGGTAACttaattgtaattattaattaaaaataaaagacaatagaagctaaaaatgttttctttaatCAAAGAGAGGTtggtttttattaaaattatttatccacTCCTGCAATATGATTGGTTGCTTTCATCTTATTGGTTTATTCATACATGATGTTTAGAAGAATTCAAAGCTCCAACTTAAACTATTTCACCTTGATCAAAATCCTAAAGCCATTGAGTTGTTGTATTTCAATATCTGGTTTTGGCAATCCAACTACATAACAAGTTCAGTTATCTCCTTAGTGTCATCAAcgttaatttcaaaataacaaaaacacaaattatCATCCTGTGAAAATTGGCATTTCCATCAGAATGTAACAAGCAACATCACATGTTGAAATTACCTCAACCACAAGTAAATACAATTTGAAAACCCCACCCCACAAATTGTTGTAAGAGTCTAAAATCTAAATCAAGCTTACAAAttgaaccaaaaaataaaattaaaatgaaaaaaaaattcaagtcctTTTAAGTTAAATACACACTACACATGCACATAATTGGCAAGGCCCACGAGTCCTTTtgcaaaactaacaaaattagcTTAGTGAATTAAGCGTATTctgtttcaatttcaagcacACTAAGAACTGAGTCCAAAGTTCAATGAAGCAATTTCAACAGAGTACTGAAAAATCCACAcaatgataagaagaagaagcacgGAGAAAAACAACAACGACCCATCGTAGTTTGAAGCAGAATATGTACCTCGGAAGCTTCAAAAGGCCaaaacgcacacacacacacacacagaaatttcgggagaaaaagaaagaagaaaaggagtGTGAAAAAATGAAGTCTTTGTGGCGAAACACGAAATGTATATGGATGATGAATGATGATAGATAGAGGGTAGAAGTGGAAGGAGGGAAATGAATGGCGAGGCTTTAAATCCTTATCATGAGTTGAGCCAACGTTGTTGTTTGTTTCTCGTATTTGGTTCCAAATTCACGCTGAAGCTGTTCGGCTCATTCGGCTTCGGCTTCAGCCGAATGGGCAACGCTGATAACTGAACAGCGACATGTAATTGGACCTTAGAGCCCAAAACAACAAGCCCCTAGAAAGGACATTGCTACGTGCACCCATGGTTATGATTTTCCCATTTTATCCTTCCATACGAGGCTTAAGGATTAGTTGatccataagttttttttaaaaaaaaaatttaaaaatatgttttacgaattaatttaaaattaatagccCAAAGACGAGTTGAGCCTCTGGTTTTTAGGTTATTAGTAAGACACTCTAACCAACTAAGCTAATAGCTCAATTAtgttgtaaaataaatatttactattaaaattaatttttttgataataaacattatttttatttataaaaaatatacatattaaataattcgtatgagttatgtcaaaattaattgttacaaaatttattatttaaatttacatgcgcattaaatatacattagaaatttttagtgttatatataacaacattatttattttataatataattgggtTATTAGCTCAGTTTGTTAGAGCGTCGTGTTAATAACCTGAAAGTCATAGTTTTGACTCTTGCTTgagccattaattttaaattaatttgtaaaatatatttttgaaaagaattaaaaaaatacttatggaTCAGCTAATCCGTACCGTAAGCTTCATATGGACTAATATGGATTAGTTCATTCGTATGAGGCTTAGATCAGTTGATTCGTAACCCTTTTATGGAAGGATAAAATGGAAAAATCACGAAATTACTGGGTGTACCAGAAATTTCGTTGGGTGCATGTAGCAATGCCCCCTAGAAATTGGGTCTATAGATGGGCTTAGCCCCAAGGCATGTAATTGGGCTTTAGAGTCCAGTTGTGTTCACTATTCACGTATTTTGTCAatcaaaaaatgataatttatgattggatAATAGTGTTTTACACTGGTACATTAAACTCATATAACTAAAAggtcactacaaaaaaaaaataatgtttttcagatggttttttttttccagtcaATCTCAATAAACTGCCacaaatgttataattttaaaaaaacaaactaatgATCACCACCAACTTATATTACATGTGTCACTTAAGTGTAATAGAGAATAATTTTACCAATCaccaatttaaaaattttgagtatatttttttaattctattttaacaGGCTttacaatatattattattattttttaaaaaattgaaactcaaTAGTGTAGACCTTTGCTACGATAAAATACCAGCACCCAAACTCCAACTCTCATTTAGGGTTAGAAGTTCTTCATAGTGTCGAAACATGGTGGATTCCCAAACTCCAACTCTCATTTTTGATTTAGGGTTCTTCATAgtgttcttttctattcttaatGTGATTTACAAACTCTAATATAGTTATGTGCCCAAAGCGCTTATATTCTCTTTCTGACAGATGTGGAATCGTTGACGCAATATTTTTCTTACAGATTAGGTAGTGTTCATGCAACTCTGTTTTGTTAAGATATGCTTTTCTGGCAGTATCAATAAATAGAGCTATAAACCATGAGATTCAAGTAGAGGGGAGGAAATAGAGGGGTTTCTTGAATGTTATTTGTGACAAAATTACATTGCTCAAACTTAAGGGAAAATTTCTTGCTCAATCTTAAGGGAACAATAAATAAGTTGTTACTAGAAATTAAGGAGCAAATTTTCTGCTATAGACGAGGTTGTCTTTTACATGGCTAGTTAATTATCCTAAATAATTGTTGTTgctaatcttataaaaaaaatcataatctcGCATAGCCCATAGATCTAATATGTTATTGAAGGAATTATGATATGTTTTGTTTCTCAGAGGCTATAAGAATGTCTACTTTGCATAATTTAGATATACTCAAAcatctatttaattaatatcttaTTCTGTTATGAATTTTCAAAGTTTTGCAATGtgatgtatttatattttagttagtGGCAATGTAGGTTTCTAAGATGATGTAACTTGTCCTGATTAAATAATgacttccttcaattttgttgtCTCCTCTCACAAAATTACTCTTCTCTATATGAACTAATATCTTATTACTTTGTTGCAAATTTCACCTTACTTTGGTTATGACTGCAGCAATATGCTGCTGGATGATGTAAGTATACGTTTGATTTGCaagttcttttaattttcatagAGTTAGAATAGGAATTGCTACATTGTACAAGTTTTGTTCCTGAGCTTATTGCCCCAACAAGCTATTGATCAAATAGAAAAGGAATACACTAAAAACtaagttttcattttttccctAAATGGATAACTTCTTTGGCTGAATGTGTCCATAATCAGTTTCATTGAAGTTATTTGTGTACCTGTACTTTTACTCTCCATGACCATGAATTTGGAATACTTTTTAGTTGAATTATGTGTGTTGTGTAATAGTACCAAACAAAAGTAATTGAAGAGGAATAGGTGGACTTTTCAAAATCAGGATATGTTTAGGCATACCCATGCCTTTGGTGCTTTACTTTGGTTGTAAGATGAGACTTTTTGCTGCCATATTTCACAAGGAGACCAAAGGATATATGATGGGAAGCTTTGGCTTGTGCTTGATACGTAAATTGACTGTGATATAAATTGTAGTGATGTTAACAGGAAATGCATAACAACTTCTGCAACAACATGTTGCTGGATGATGTAAGTACACATTTGATTTGcaagttcttttaatttttcatggaGTTAGTATAGGAATTGTTGTACTGTGcaagtttttatatttattttgaaatttgaattttcaaatgatttgcaaaaaGGAGTgggttcatttttaaataattttttatgatccAAATCACTCTCCCCTATTGGATTAACACTTTTGCTTAAGAATGATGCTActgttagtttttaaaaatataaaaatagtataattagaaaaatagattattttatgAAACGGTTAAATAGTAAATAAGAGGACTAGTAAGACAATGGACTTGAATTTGGAAGGAAAAGGCCTCTAGCTATTACTGATGTTTACAATTGATttggaaggaaaaaatatatgatttcatAAGAAATTCAAGGTTctggtaatgtttttttttttataatttacctAGGATTCTTTTCCTTGGTGgtataaattctaaaattaattaagatgttCCTTGGTGAcataaattctaaaattgaaagAGCATGCATAAGTATAGAGGCAATGAGACATGaaagttttgtttttctcaaattcaaaaaaaaaaataatctagtaTATGGTGTTTTAGAATCTAGCTCCCTTACCCTGCCACTCATTTTCTCTCTCATGATCAATTGGCTTCACTTCTCCCAACTACAAAATGGGGGACcataaataaggaaaataagtaATCTTTTGGAGATATCATAATCTAATCATGGTAAATTCCTTACAAGTTTAATTATGCTTTCTATGC of Glycine soja cultivar W05 chromosome 1, ASM419377v2, whole genome shotgun sequence contains these proteins:
- the LOC114417938 gene encoding uncharacterized protein LOC114417938 isoform X5; this encodes MNPVIPCSIGNVSIIPVFIYSTRKNNTLTRFNLSRSTVKPGSSSWRFLLPSFVASGAFPQNKGIRSFHKKSSTSISATETDVTVEEPSPVADEDSGEITSNEVGISEDSSSKSDANPDPAKGRRSRPARKSEMPPVKNEDLIPGATFTGKVKSVQPFGAFVDIGAFTDGLVHISMLSDSYVKDVTSVVSVGQEVKVKLIEVNTETQRISLSMRENADTGKQRKDAPVKTEKAGPGKRNSSKPSSKKDNVTKSTKFAIGQQLVGSVKNLARSGAFISLPEGEEGFLPVSEEPDDGFDNVMGNTTLEVGQEVNVRVLRITRGQVTLTMKKEEDTAGLDSTFNHGVVHVATNPFVLAFRKNKDIASFLDEREKTQNEVQKPTTASTSEEIKGTVNQGETVLDVPDVQGEPESSKLTDDDVPSAEDDISENVGTSATNGSSTAIVDDESNLVSNVSSPTTGIDSAIEKEEEVASGSLIPEEDLSTVNPIIEEVTQTDVTNDLKTDTPVEIANENVIETGVDQIVTEDEKQSQTPDAIEEFAAAVLTDSDVVEPSPDKNDTITESDITSSAPALQESADDDVGAITENIDSDTSLGGQSDELSPVGSLTTDATEETDQVPSPESSATEVVKPSVDDPEEEAQKLTPATENENSFTSQVEDKEVAIACEENNSLSNSDGQTGATSGEGLSKATISPALVKQLREETGAGMMDCKKALSETGGDIIKAQEYLRKKGLSSADKKASRVTAEGRIGSYIHDSRIGVLVEVNCETDFVSRGEIFKELVDDIAMQVAACPQVEYLVTEDVPEEIVNKEKEIEMQKEDLLSKPEQIRSKIVEGRIRKRLEELALLEQSYIKDDKVAVKDFIKQTIATIGENIKVKRFVRFNLGEGLEKKSQDFAAEVAAQTAAKPAPMPAKEQPAVPEAKETEPKNRSYNCHNYAEGDIVLVMALTTHRLSYIQKGNQQ
- the LOC114417938 gene encoding uncharacterized protein LOC114417938 isoform X4, producing the protein MNPVIPCSIGNVSIIPVFIYSTRKNNTLTRFNLSRSTVKPGSSSWRFLLPSFVASGAFPQNKGIRSFHKKSSTSISATETDVTVEEPSPVADEDSGEITSNEVGISEDSSSKSDANPDPAKGRRSRPARKSEMPPVKNEDLIPGATFTGKVKSVQPFGAFVDIGAFTDGLVHISMLSDSYVKDVTSVVSVGQEVKVKLIEVNTETQRISLSMRENADTGKQRKDAPVKTEKAGPGKRNSSKPSSKKDNVTKSTKFAIGQQLVGSVKNLARSGAFISLPEGEEGFLPVSEEPDDGFDNVMGNTTLEVGQEVNVRVLRITRGQVTLTMKKEEDTAGLDSTFNHGVVHVATNPFVLAFRKNKDIASFLDEREKTQNEVQKPTTASTSEEIKGTVNQGETVLDVPDVQGEPESSKLTDDDVPSAEDDISENVGTSATNGSSTAIVDDESNLVSNVSSPTTGIDSAIEKEEEVASGSLIPEEDLSTVNPIIEEVTQTDVTNDLKTDTPVEIANENVIETGVDQIVTEDEKQSQTPDAIEEFAAAVLTDSDVVEPSPDKNDTITESDITSSAPALQESADDDVGAITENIDSDTSLGGQSDELSPVGSLTTDATEETDQVPSPESSATEVVKPSVDDPEEEAQKLTPATENENSFTSQVEDKEVAIACEENNSLSNSDGQTGATSGEGLSKATISPALVKQLREETGAGMMDCKKALSETGGDIIKAQEYLRKKGLSSADKKASRVTAEGRIGSYIHDSRIGVLVEVNCETDFVSRGEIFKELVDDIAMQVAACPQVEYLVTEDVPEEIVNKEKEIEMQKEDLLSKPEQIRSKIVEGRIRKRLEELALLEQSYIKDDKVAVKDFIKQTIATIGENIKVKRFVRFNLGEGLEKKSQDFAAEVAAQTAAKPAPMPAKEQPAVPEAKETEPKFRNRSYNCHNYAEGDIVLVMALTTHRLSYIQKGNQQ
- the LOC114417938 gene encoding uncharacterized protein LOC114417938 isoform X1; translated protein: MNPVIPCSIGNVSIIPVFIYSTRKNNTLTRFNLSRSTVKPGSSSWRFLLPSFVASGAFPQNKGIRSFHKKSSTSISATETDVTVEEPSPVADEDSGEITSNEVGISEDSSSKSDANPDPAKGRRSRPARKSEMPPVKNEDLIPGATFTGKVKSVQPFGAFVDIGAFTDGLVHISMLSDSYVKDVTSVVSVGQEVKVKLIEVNTETQRISLSMRENADTGKQRKDAPVKTEKAGPGKRNSSKPSSKKDNVTKSTKFAIGQQLVGSVKNLARSGAFISLPEGEEGFLPVSEEPDDGFDNVMGNTTLEVGQEVNVRVLRITRGQVTLTMKKEEDTAGLDSTFNHGVVHVATNPFVLAFRKNKDIASFLDEREKTQNEVQKPTTASTSEEIKGTVNQGETVLDVPDVQGEPESSKLTDDDVPSAEDDISENVGTSATNGSSTAIVDDESNLVSNVSSPTTGIDSAIEKEEEVASGSLIPEEDLSTVNPIIEEVTQTDVTNDLKTDTPVEIANENVIETGVDQIVTEDEKQSQTPDAIEEFAAAVLTDSDVVEPSPDKNDTITESDITSSAPALQESADDDVGAITENIDSDTSLGGQSDELSPVGSLTTDATEETDQVPSPESSATEVVKPSVDDPEEEAQKLTPATENENSFTSQVEDKEVAIACEENNSLSNSDGQTGATSGEGLSKATISPALVKQLREETGAGMMDCKKALSETGGDIIKAQEYLRKKGLSSADKKASRVTAEGRIGSYIHDSRIGVLVEVNCETDFVSRGEIFKELVDDIAMQVAACPQVEYLVTEDVPEEIVNKEKEIEMQKEDLLSKPEQIRSKIVEGRIRKRLEELALLEQSYIKDDKVAVKDFIKQTIATIGENIKVKRFVRFNLGEGLEKKSQDFAAEVAAQTAAKPAPMPAKEQPAVPEAKETEPKQSTVAVSASLVKQLREETGAGMMDCKKALAETGGDLEKAQEYLRKKGLSTADKKSSRLAAEGRIGSYIHDSRIGVLIEVNCETDFVGRGEKFKELVDDLAMQVVACPQVQFVSIEDIPETIVNKEKELEMQREDLLSKPENIREKIVEGRILKRLGELALLEQPFIKDDSVLVKDLVKQTVAALGENIKVRRFVRFTLGETSEKETTVPA
- the LOC114417938 gene encoding uncharacterized protein LOC114417938 isoform X2, with translation MNPVIPCSIGNVSIIPVFIYSTRKNNTLTRFNLSRSTVKPGSSSWRFLLPSFVASGAFPQNKGIRSFHKKSSTSISATETDVTVEEPSPVADEDSGEITSNEVGISEDSSSKSDANPDPAKGRRSRPARKSEMPPVKNEDLIPGATFTGKVKSVQPFGAFVDIGAFTDGLVHISMLSDSYVKDVTSVVSVGQEVKVKLIEVNTETQRISLSMRENADTGKQRKDAPVKTEKAGPGKRNSSKPSSKKDNVTKSTKFAIGQQLVGSVKNLARSGAFISLPEGEEGFLPVSEEPDDGFDNVMGNTTLEVGQEVNVRVLRITRGQVTLTMKKEEDTAGLDSTFNHGVVHVATNPFVLAFRKNKDIASFLDEREKTQNEVQKPTTASTSEEIKGTVNQGETVLDVPDVQGEPESSKLTDDDVPSAEDDISENVGTSATNGSSTAIVDDESNLVSNVSSPTTGIDSAIEKEEEVASGSLIPEEDLSTVNPIIEEVTQTDVTNDLKTDTPVEIANENVIETGVDQIVTEDEKQSQTPDAIEEFAAAVLTDSDVVEPSPDKNDTITESDITSSAPALQESADDDVGAITENIDSDTSLGGQSDELSPVGSLTTDATEETDQVPSPESSATEVVKPSVDDPEEEAQKLTPATENENSFTSQVEDKEVAIACEENNSLSNSDGQTGATSGEGLSKATISPALVKQLREETGAGMMDCKKALSETGGDIIKAQEYLRKKGLSSADKKASRVTAEGRIGSYIHDSRIGVLVEVNCETDFVSRGEIFKELVDDIAMQVAACPQVEYLVTEDVPEEIVNKEKEIEMQKEDLLSKPEQIRSKIVEGRIRKRLEELALLEQSYIKDDKVAVKDFIKQTIATIGENIKVKRFVRFNLGEGLEKKSQDFAAEVAAQTAAKPAPMPAKEQPAVPEAKETEPKFRNRSYNCHNYAEGDIVLVMALTTHRLSYIQKGLIICFLACIYTNLPCTHSLTRAHVCIVFELSLT